The genome window AATGGTTTGTAAGGATAATTTTGACTCGTTGTATTTCTAAGACTCAGAAAATATTTTTCGTAATCATAGCTTACATCTGTCAGTTTATAAGTATCCAATATTTCTACTCCTGATTGTAAAAAATCTGCTACAGAATTATTTAATTTAGCTACTTGTTGATAAGCTTGATTAAGCTCATTCTTTTCTAAAAACTCAATCCTAATCGCTATTTCTAATAAAGAAGAAGAAATTTTATGAGAAGCTGCTATTTTTGATACAAAATCATTTAAAGAAGTTGTTGTCGTATTGAAATTGGTTATAAAAACATTAAAATTATTTCTTTCTAAAATTCCTCTAAAACCTTTTCCAATTCTTACACGACATGCTGTTCCAAAGAAGTTTGACTTTCCAGTACTTCCTCTTCACAATAAATGTTCATTTCATTATCAGCTATATTTTGATCATCATTATAGCGTTCAAAAACTTCACTACCAGATTTGCATGCTATAAAATTGGTATAGAATTTCTTTTCATCTTTTATTACTTTGTCTTTTGGATTACTAATTGTTACAAAATAGTTATAAAAAATACTTTGCTTTCCAAATGGACTTTCTATCGCAATTTCATTTGAAATATCTTGGAAAGTTTTGTTTGTTTTAATTCCATCAAAAATATTTTTTCCTTTTCCTAAAACTCCTTTTTCCATTTCTTCAAAAGAAATAAATTCGTTATTTTTAGCTAGAGATAATAAAATCTGTTGCGATTCATTATCCCAATCATCGAGGTCTTTTAAATAATCATTTTTCATAAAATTTACTTTTTTTTGTCGTTTTAAACAAAACTAAAAGTAGATTATGCCAAAACTTGTCGTAGGTGAAATGAATTTTTTGGTAAAAAAGAAATCGATGAAATCTGCAGTACAAAAACTGTTTGATTTCATCGATAGAAAATATATAGAGTTGTTATTTTAAAGAATTTGATAATTTTGACAAGAAGCAATTAATTGTTCTTTTATTTGGTTAATTAAAATAGGAGGCTCCAGTACTTTTACTTCTTTTCCATAGGACAAAATTTCTTGCATAAAATCATACGATGGATAAAGTAACATTTCAAACACACATTTTTGTGTAGTTTCTTCTACTATAATTTGAGAGTCATGCAATGGAAAACTTTTGATATATTCTTTCTGATTTTGGCTACATTCCAAAACAATTCGATACGGTTTTTGGTCTTGAAAACATATAATTCCAAAAGCATATTTGAAATAAGTTTTAAAATCCATTTCATATTTTTTAAACGTAGCATCGAATAGAGATAAATTAGATATCCGATCTAAACCAAAACATTTTACTTGTTCGTCCTTTTTATCAAGAGCAACTAAATACCAACGATCTTTCGATTCTTTTAAAATTAATGGATGTACCTTCCGTTCCGTAAATGTATTTTTTAAATAATTGTGATAAGAGAACTGGATTACTTTTCTATTTCTTATTGCATGTAGCAATTCATAAAAAGAATTTATTCCACGATGTTTTCTAGATTCTAGAAAAACATAGTCTTCAAAATCGGGATAAGTATTAAGTGTATTAATAATTTGATAAGATTCTAGTAAACGTTGATTGTACTCATCGACTTCCATGATAGGACGAGAGACAATTGTATACTTAAATAAATTAGACCGATCATTTATAATTTCGATATTAAATAAGTTTTGAATTGCTCTCAAATCCCTTTGAAGAGTTCGTTTAGAATAAGTATAAACCTCAGCATCTTGAAATTCAAATGAATTCAATAGATAATCTTCTATTCCTTCGTATGTAGCTGCTGACCTTTCTAATCTTTTAATGATAAGAGCATAACGTGTCAAAAAAAAATCTTTTTTCATACCTAATAATTTGATTGGATGGCTAAGATATTTTTTGATAACGCCAAAACTTGTCATTTTAAAAAAAAAGGAATAGAAAAAGTTATTCACACTTCGTCAATCCATTTGTACAAATCAACTTCGGAAGAGATGTCAAAGGTTTTTCTTAATCTACTTTTTCTTGTTTGCACAGTTCTTATTGCAAGATTGTTGTATTCTGCAATATCTTTGGTTGTAAAACCTAATTTGAGTAAAGAACAAAATTTGAATTCGTCTGGCGTCATTTCAGGATTAATGGACAAAAGATTGGCATAGAAATTCGGAAAAACTAACTTAAATTTAGGAATATAAGCTATATCGTCTTTTACAGCGAGTTTTACGACTTCTTCTATCGCATAAATTTGAGTATCAGTTCTAAGTTTTCGCCTTAGTTCGATAATCATTTTTTCGCTTCGCATAGTTTGTTTGTATAAACGAGCTACTCTAAAATGTTTTGATAGAATAAAATATCCGAAGCAAATAATTCCTATGAACGTTTCAATAAATGTAAAAATTCTTTGATTTCGTGTATATGTTTTATGTTCGGAATCTTCGATTGTAAAAATCCTAAAATCATAATAATGACTTATTATAAATAATATCAACGCAATAGTATAAATGATGATATTTAATTTAACCGTATCCTTTTCATTGAAAATAAATAACGAAGCAATCAGAATTACAAAATAATACATTGACAAGCCGTTTCCAAATCCCTTTGTGGTGGAGAAAAAGAAAATAACAAAAAGTAAGAAGATGAGGTTAAATAGCCAAGCTATAGGTTTAAACCAAATAACACAATCATATAAATTGTTCCAATACCTATTAAGGCACTAAAATAAATGGTATGACCAAAAAATAAATCGCGAATTCCATTTACATAAAACACGATACCTAAAGCAAAAGAAAATAAATTCATTCTTTGTGCATATATAAGTTCTAGTTCGTCTATTTGGGAGGGGATATGTCGATTTAAAATAAAATTCCAACTTTTCTTTATCATCATTCCGCAAATATAATTATTCGAGAAGTTTAGCAAAGTATTGTAAATTAACGATATAGTTATAAAAATACGAGATAAGTAAACTTTTTCAATGAAGAAGTAACTTCTACCAATCTTATTTTTAAAATTTTAAGAAACATGTTAGAAAAGCTTTAAAATAAACGTAATTTCTAATTAAGTCTCATTATAAATAAAATAGATAAAGTGTTTTAAATCAATATTGTGTATGTGTAAATATTGTTTTTGATATAATATGGTTATAAAAATATTTTTTTCCACTTTGCTACAGAGTTTCTACTGATATTAAAATGTTTTGCTAATTGAGCATCATTTAAACAATGTTTTTTCTGATAATTTAGAATCTCAATGATATCTGATTTTAAATAAGCATAATGTTTTCGGTCAATTTCAGATTTGTAGCCAAATATTTTATTATTTATATCAATAATATCTAAAGATGATACCTGCTTTTTATTAAAAAAATAGGAGAACTCCTGTTTCTTTTCAGGAAACATTTCATCTAGAATATCATTGTAAATTTTTTTATAATTTGGTTTTATTATTTGTTCTTTTCTAGCCATTTGTGTAAAGTTGTTTTAGGTATTCTATAATTCTCAATGACTTGTTTTGTCGTCATTTTATCCGTTTTAATTTTATCTACAATAAAATCAATTAGCTCTTTTGTATAAAGGTTTTTTCTGAATTGAGGCAAAGAGTTTCTTTTATCTGTTTGATTTGGAGGATTTGGAGGAGAGAATAAAATGAGATGTTGAGAGTAAATTCTAAAAAAATCATATTCTAATAATTTGCTCCATCTCAATAAAATTTTTGAGTCTAAACTTTCAGAAGAATACATTTTTTGAAGATCTATTTCATTGCATTTTAAAAAATTACAAATACGTGTGTTTTCAATGTTACATTCATTTACTCGTTGAAGAATAATAGATCCGATATGGATGTTTTTGAAATTCATTTTTCATTTATTTAATATAAAATAGAATTTTAATAAAGAGAAATAGAAAAGTAAACTCTAAATATGAAGTC of Empedobacter falsenii contains these proteins:
- a CDS encoding helix-turn-helix transcriptional regulator codes for the protein MYYFVILIASLFIFNEKDTVKLNIIIYTIALILFIISHYYDFRIFTIEDSEHKTYTRNQRIFTFIETFIGIICFGYFILSKHFRVARLYKQTMRSEKMIIELRRKLRTDTQIYAIEEVVKLAVKDDIAYIPKFKLVFPNFYANLLSINPEMTPDEFKFCSLLKLGFTTKDIAEYNNLAIRTVQTRKSRLRKTFDISSEVDLYKWIDEV
- a CDS encoding transposase, which encodes MNFKNIHIGSIILQRVNECNIENTRICNFLKCNEIDLQKMYSSESLDSKILLRWSKLLEYDFFRIYSQHLILFSPPNPPNQTDKRNSLPQFRKNLYTKELIDFIVDKIKTDKMTTKQVIENYRIPKTTLHKWLEKNK
- a CDS encoding helix-turn-helix domain-containing protein, producing the protein MARKEQIIKPNYKKIYNDILDEMFPEKKQEFSYFFNKKQVSSLDIIDINNKIFGYKSEIDRKHYAYLKSDIIEILNYQKKHCLNDAQLAKHFNISRNSVAKWKKIFL
- a CDS encoding helix-turn-helix transcriptional regulator, giving the protein MKKDFFLTRYALIIKRLERSAATYEGIEDYLLNSFEFQDAEVYTYSKRTLQRDLRAIQNLFNIEIINDRSNLFKYTIVSRPIMEVDEYNQRLLESYQIINTLNTYPDFEDYVFLESRKHRGINSFYELLHAIRNRKVIQFSYHNYLKNTFTERKVHPLILKESKDRWYLVALDKKDEQVKCFGLDRISNLSLFDATFKKYEMDFKTYFKYAFGIICFQDQKPYRIVLECSQNQKEYIKSFPLHDSQIIVEETTQKCVFEMLLYPSYDFMQEILSYGKEVKVLEPPILINQIKEQLIASCQNYQIL